Within Quercus lobata isolate SW786 chromosome 5, ValleyOak3.0 Primary Assembly, whole genome shotgun sequence, the genomic segment TTTGAGGGCGAATTCCATTGACTCCTTTAAGAAGCTCACCCGGGCCTTTAGCGCTCGCTTTATTACTTGTAGTAGGGTTTCTCGGCCTTTGGGTTCCTTATTGTCTATGTTCATGGGGAAGGGGGAGACTTTGAAGACATACTCGGATAAATattgggaaatgtttaatgaaatagacAGAGACTATGATGATGTGGCCATTAGTACTTTTAAGGCTGGCCTCCCAACCGAGCATGATTTGAGGAAATCTCTGGCTGGTAAGCCTgttaccagtgtgcgccaacttATGGATcgaattgacaagtacaaaaggatagaagaagaccaactgtaggggaaaggaaaggctaagatgatccctcaagagaggagggatttcaggtcggaccggtACAATAATAACCGACCTCGGAAAGACTTTGTCGGGCAGCCAGGATCTACCAACACCCAGGTGGTTAATGTtgtgttccgagaaccagtACAACAGGTTCTGGAGAAGATTAAAAACGAGtcgttcttcaaatggccgaacaagatggcgggAGATCCTATGAGGTGTAATCAAAGCCTTTATTGCCaatatcatcaggaccatggacacACTATCGACGATTGTAGAAACTTGTGGGACCATTTAGACCAACTGGTTCaagaagggaaattaaagcaactcttgcatcattccagtggCCAGGGGAGCCAAACGAGTTTGGAGTTTCGAGGAGATGATTCTTCAAGACTCCCTTTAGGCACGATAAATGTCATATTTGTCGCCCCAGGGAGGACCGAATCTTGCCCCTCCAGAGTAATGTCAGTATCTCGTTACCCAGTTGAGGAATCCAGTTCAATGCCGAAGAGAGTCAAGATAGACATCCCACTGGTGTCAGGTTTTTCAGATGAGGACAAACTTGGAACCATACAGCCTCACGATGATGCTTTGGTAGTTACACTTAGAATTGGTGGGTACGATGTGAAAAGGGTGATGATCGACTAAGGCAGTAGAGCTAAGATTATGTATCCTGACCTATGTAAGGGGCTAAATTTGAAACCTGAGAATTTAACAGCCTACAGTTCTCCTCTAGTGAGTTTTGAAGGTAAAATGGTCATTCCGAAGGGTCAGATCAGATTACCCATACAGACTGGCTCAAATGTGGTGAAGGTAGACTTCATTGTGGTAGATGCTTTCTCTCCATATACGGCCATTATGGGCAGACCCTAGCTTCATACCCTAGGAGTTGTCTCCTCCACCCTTTaccaaaaggtgaaatatccCTCTAGAGGCCAGGTTTTGGAAATATTAGGAAGTCAGTCTACGGCCAGACAATGCCTAGTAGCGGCCATCCAACATCGGCCTGAGGCTGAAATCTCGGGCACTATTGAGAAtggtttatagcaatcaaaaacTTTGGCGTTACTCTTCAATAGACCATCCGACGAAGCGAAATGTGAAGATCTAAAAAAGGTAATTGTTGGTGATCTGGAGAAGTTCTTTTAGGTTGGGGCTCAATTGCCTCTACAAGAGAGGGAGCAATTAGttgaatttcttaaaaaaaatgttgatgtgtttgtGTGGAGAACGTATAAAGCCCCGAGTGCAGATCTAAGTTTCATTTGTTATCATTTGAATGTTAACCCTTCCATCACTCTGAAGAGACAGCCACTTCGGCATTCGTCCAAAGAGCATACCGAGGCTGTCAGAAATGAGGTAACAAAGCTTAAacaggcaggggctatcaaggaagttttctaTCCTCAGTGGCTGGCTAACACGatggtggtgaaaaagaaaaatgggaaatggcatgtgtgtgtggacttcacaaatCTCAATAAGGCTTGTCCAAAAGACCCTTTCCCTATGCCTCAGATagatcagttggtggatgcgacGGTAGGCCATCCTTGATTGAGTTTCCTGGATGCCTTTCACGGATATCACCAGATACCACTAGCACTGGATGATCAggaaaagacagcttttgtcactcccactggaaactatcattacaaagtgatgccctttgacTTGAAAAATACAGGGTCTACTtatcaacggatgatgactaaaatgttcgaACCACAGTTGGGCAGGAGCATTGAAGtctatattgatgatatggtggtaaagagcaaggtggtgtccgagcatgtaGGAGATCTCACgaacatttttgaaattctgaggAAGCATAAGTTGCATCTGAATGCTTCCAAGTGTTTGTTTGGTGTAGGCTCGGGAAAGTTTTTGGGTTACATGGTGactcataggggaattgaggtgaaccctgatcagattaaggccattaacagcctacaaCCACCTTGGAATCCCAAGGAAGTCCAAAAATTGACCGGGATGACTGCTGCTTTGAATCGATTTATATCTAGGTCAACAAATAGGTGCAGACCCTTCTTCCTTTTGCTGcataaatggaaaggatttgaatggttTGAGGAGTGTGCTGTAGCATTTCAACAGCTTAAAGAGTACCTATCTcggccacccatcatgtccagcccggAGGTGGATGAGGTTCTGTTTGCCTACTTAGCGGTAGCCTCTCATGCggtaagttttgttttgatataagTAGACAGTGGCATACAACAGCTAGTCTATTACGTGAGCAAGTCActtcatgaagccgaggtgCGTTATTTACCACTGGAGAAGGCCATCTTGGCGGTAGTGCATGCTACACGAAAACTTCCCCATTACTTCTAGGCACACACCGTGGTTGTCCTAACTCAGTTTCTGCTCAAGTCAATACTTCGGAGTGCGGATTATACCGGGAGGATTACCAAATGGGGCACGATTCTAGgagcttttgatatcaagtatatgcctcATACCTCTGTAAAAGGCCACGTCCTCGCCAACCTACTAGCCGAGTTTGCTAAACTTCCTAAAGAAGTAGATGTAAAGCAGCAtggcatggatgaaaaatcagttGGCCTGATCTCCACACAAGACCCCTCACCCTGGAAAGtatatgtggatggagcagcAAACTAGCAGGGATCAGGAATGGGGCTGGTTTTGGTATCCCCTAAGAAGAtcaccattgaaaaatcattaaggttGGGGTTCTCGGTTACAAACAATGAAGAAGAATATGAAGTTTTGTTGATGGGAATGGCGATGgtccagaaaatgggtggaaaggcagtgaaaattttttcaaattcaagattGGTCGTAGGCTAGGTAAAGGGGGAATTGGAAGCCCGCGATGTAAGAATGCAGGAATATTTAGGTCAAGTTAGGCGCATACAaacagaatttgaatttttcgaCTTATCGCATATCCCTAGAAGTGGGAATACCCACGCAGATTCCTTGGCTACCCTTGCCACTTCCTCGACACAGGATTTTCCCTGAGTAATACTTGTCGAAGACCTATGCACCCCTACCCCAATAAAGAGAGACTAGCTCCAAGTCCATCAAATCAGGGTAGGGCCGAGCTGGATGGATCTTATACTTCTATTCCTTGAAAAGGACATATTGCCTGAGGAGAAGTTAGAAGCTGAGAAAGTATGAAGGAAAGCTCCTCAGTTTTGGCTGTCCAAGGACAGAAAGTTGTATAAACGCTCTTTTTCTGGACTATATCTGCTTTGTGTACATCCTGAGGCATTAAAATTACTCCTGGAAGAACTACATGAAgaaatttgtggaagtcacacaggaggaagataTTTATCCCACCGAGCCATtactcaaggatattggtggccgagcatgcaaAAGGAAGCACAACAGTATGTTAAAAAATGTGATCAGTGTCAGAGATTCGCGCCAAACATTCATCAATCCGGAGGAGTTCTTAATCCTCTttctagcccttggccttttgcttaGTGAGGCTTGGATATTGTAGGTCATTTCCTTAAGGCAGTAGGAAATAAAAAGtatctgctggtcggcacagactatttcaccaaatgggtcgaagctgaacctttggcaAATATCAGAGATGTGGATGTCAAGAGGTTTATCTAGAAGAATATCATTACTCGATTCGGGGTTCCCCATACTTTCATCTCAGACAATGGCTTTCAATTTGATAGCCAAGCTTTCAAGAAGTACTGTTGTGATCTGgggataaagaatagatattccactccagcctaTCCACAAGGAAATAAGCAAGCTAAAACTGTCAATAAGGTTATAGTGAATGGACTTAAAAAGAGGTTGGATGttgcaaagggaagatgggtggaggaATTACCACATGTCCTTTGGACGTATCGAATAACACCTCGTCGGTCAACAAGAGAAACCCTCTTTTCAATGACGTATGGGGTCGAGGCTGTAATTCCTCTGGAAACTAGTTTCCCAACGCTGAGAACAAATGCATTCACTTCGGATGGCAATGATGAGCTGCTAGAAAAGAGTCTAGATTTGATTgaagaataaagagagaatgCAATAGTCCAACTGGCCTACTACCAGCACAAGCTTAAGAAAGGTTATGATACCAATGTAAAGCTAAGGCCGTTGGCCCCAGGAGATTTGGTATTAAGAAAAGTTTTGGGTACTGCCAGGAATCCAGCCTGGGGAAAGTTAgagcctaattgggaaggaccgtatcgCATCACTTCGGTGGCAAGAAGATGCGTACTAAACAGCCTTGTTTAGTTCCTTTTTAATTCATTCCAATCATGTATCATGTGTTTCCctatctattgaagtattaaacaaaaactaagtcatTTTAGGTTCCTtgaaccacagacttagtggaaattaataccctttgacatctattgaagtgttaaacagaaactaagtcacgTCAGGTTCCTCGGATCACAgccttagtggaaattaataccctttgacatctattgaagtattaaacagaaactaagtcatgtcaggttccttggaccacagacttagtggaaattaataccctttgacatctattgaagtattaaacagaaactaagttatgtcaggttccttggaccacagacttagtggaaattcataccctttgacatctattgaagtattaaacagaaactaagtcatgataggttcctcggaccacagacttagtggaaattaataccctttgacatccactgaagtattaaacagaaactaagtcatgataggttcctcggaccacagacttagtggaaattaataccctttgatatctattaaagtattaaacagaaactgagtcatgttaggttcctcggaccataaATTCAttggaaattaatacactatggCACCTATTGAAGTGCTAGTCAAACATTAACCCAAGCATTTAAAAGAAGCAAACTCCTGATTTCCTCTCTTGGATCACAAGGTTTGTTGTCACCCAGCAAAGATGTAAACCGAAGTAAGCCTATGAGCATCACTTAAGGCATTTTAGGGTGCCCTGGACTTGGCTGTTGTTTGGTCAAACGTTTGAATATTTTCTCAAAGTTAGAAAACTTGTTAGAGTTGATAGATTCAAAGTATGTCTTAATAGTACTGTGGATTTAATAGTTTTGATCCACTccaattatcaattaaaaatatgtaaaaattttattttcccttgTGTAAGCAATTTTGCACTTTTATGGCATATGATTATGTTCAAACAAAGAACAGTCAAAATGAAGATTGcatgaatgaagaaaataaccCATGCAAACTTGAGAAAGTAAAGTGCATATTTCATTTAAACAtgtcttaaaaaaaaggaaatttcatTATAGAAATTGTAACtacattacaaaaataatgattCATGGTTTCAATTTTATCTGAAGCCTATCCTTGGAGGTCTTGCTAGCTTGTTTAGCTGCTTCAGTAGGAATCaccttctctttctccttaGGGGCTTCCTCGGCAGGCATGGTAACTGAAGCTAAGGCCTGTTCAAAACCTTGGGAAGCTGTCCCATCTCGTGGAACCTCTGCAGCCTTATCCGAGGAGATTTACTTAGGAGCTTCAAATTCTTTTGCTTGCTTCTGCTGACTGGGAGGAAGAGGATCCTGAGGCTGTGTTTCTTCAATAGGGTCAGCAACTGTAGAGGCTACTTCACCTTGAATGGAAGGAAGGTCCGAGGCTCGTATGGTTAGTGGGTAGTAGATGTTTTCTGGTCTTCTTAGCTTAgaagaagcctcaaccccaACTCGGTTGAGGGCTTCAT encodes:
- the LOC115990146 gene encoding uncharacterized protein LOC115990146, encoding MQREIDELKRELHHTWRKRLSPNSELSSEETNGASYRQRSKTLPNESFSYDKEYHHRRRYKSPLCKGLGNEAMSKALSQIFKPPFTQNIEDPEEHVSHFNQRMAVHSKDEALMCKVFPSSLGLMVMRWFDGLRANSIDSFKKLTRAFSARFITCSRVSRPLGSLLSMFMGKGETLKTYSDKYWEMFNEIDRDYDDVAISTFKAGLPTEHDLRKSLAGKPVTSVRQLMDRIDKSDRYNNNRPRKDFVGQPGSTNTQVVNVVFREPVQQVLEKIKNESFFKWPNKMAGDPMRCNQSLYCQYHQDHGHTIDDCRNLWDHLDQLVQEGKLKQLLHHSSGQGSQTSLEFRGDDSSRLPLGTINVIFVAPGRTESCPSRVMSVSRYPVEESSSMPKRVKIDIPLVSGFSDEDKLGTIQPHDDALVVTLRIGGYDVKRVMID